The genomic DNA CTCCCCTTTAACGGGTTTAAACTACACTCTCACTGTCACCATCACCCGACCActccacctttcttctcttcatttCATCAACCTTCGTCCTTACCCAATCTATCAAGTCACGTCAGCTGCTTTACCCTTCCCGATACATCTGTAAACCGTCATGGAGCCTGCCGACTCGAGCTCCCCCTGGCGATTCGCCCAATGCTTTGGTGACAAGGGTGACGTAGAAGACATCACAGAGGGTTAGTAATGTCTTTAACGCTTCATCTCCTTTGTGCATATTGCTGACCCTTTACATTATCCCATgtcacagctgatatcatatctACCGTCGAGTTTGACCACACGGGTGATTACCTCGCAACAGGAGATAAGGGCGGTCGTGTTGTGTTGTTTGAGAGGAACGAACAGGTGAGTAGAGCTATACACGTATATCATATACCGGTTCAAGCTGATGGCGATAATGTAGAAACGGGGCTGCGAATACAAATTCTATACCGAAGTAAGTCGATGACCTGCTCTTACTTCTCGTCACGCTATCTTAAGATGTTCTGACACCTGGCTTAGTTCCAATCTCACGAACCGGAATTTGATTATCTAAAATCGTTagaaattgaagaaaagaTTAATAGAATCAAATGGTGTAAAAGACAAAATGCTGCTCATTTCCTGCTTAGCACCAATGGTGAGTATCAGCTTTACTTCTGAGTTTTGGCACTTGGAGCTGATACTGTCGTAGACAAAACCATCAAATTGTGGAAGGTTTTCGATAAGCAAATCAAGGTGGTTGCCGAAAACAACCATTCTGATGGCTATGCAGGAGGCGGTAATGGTCCATCACAGCCTCCCCTTCGCTTACCCCGCATGACAACCCACGATTCTATCACTGCTGCCGTTCCTCGCAAAGTTTACGCCAACGCCCACGCCTATCACATTAATTCCATATCAGTCAATTCCGATGGAGAAACGTATATTTctgctgatgatttgaggaTCAACCTGTGGAACTTGAATATCAGTGATCAAAGTTTTAGTGAGTTATAGCTACCATGGAATACATCTGAACATTTGCTGACTTCACCCAACCACTGCAGACATTGTTGACATCAAACCTGTCAACATGGAAGAATTAACCGAAGTGATCACAGCCGCCGAATTCCATCCGATACATTGCAACCTTTTCATGTATTCTAGCTCTAAGGGTACCATCAAGCTGGCGGATATGAGGGATTCTGCTCTATGTGATCAACACTCCAAACGTGAGTTATCGGTCGTCAACCATTTTGATGATACAACTAACATAACAAACCTACCTATAGAattcgaggaagaggaagaccCTACCCAAAAATCGTTCTTTTCCGAAATCATCTCGTCTATATCGGATGTCAAATTCTCAcaagatggaagatataTCTTGTCTCGGGATTACCTAACCCTCAAAATATGGGATATCAACATGGAGAATAAACCTGTTAagaccatcaacattcacGATCATTTGAGGCAAAAGCTTTGTGATCTATATGAGAATGATTGCATCTTTGATAAGTTCGAATGCACTTTCAGTGGTGatggcaggtgagttgctcatcctctttagCCAGATGCTCACTCACTCAGTATGATTTCTCATGCGAATA from Kwoniella mangroviensis CBS 8507 chromosome 1 map unlocalized Ctg02, whole genome shotgun sequence includes the following:
- a CDS encoding protein phosphatase PP2A regulatory subunit B yields the protein MEPADSSSPWRFAQCFGDKGDVEDITEADIISTVEFDHTGDYLATGDKGGRVVLFERNEQKRGCEYKFYTEFQSHEPEFDYLKSLEIEEKINRIKWCKRQNAAHFLLSTNDKTIKLWKVFDKQIKVVAENNHSDGYAGGGNGPSQPPLRLPRMTTHDSITAAVPRKVYANAHAYHINSISVNSDGETYISADDLRINLWNLNISDQSFNIVDIKPVNMEELTEVITAAEFHPIHCNLFMYSSSKGTIKLADMRDSALCDQHSKQFEEEEDPTQKSFFSEIISSISDVKFSQDGRYILSRDYLTLKIWDINMENKPVKTINIHDHLRQKLCDLYENDCIFDKFECTFSGDGSQVLTGSYHNYFRIYDVNGDNDVVLQADKSAFKAKKIGGARGKAPGKKEGMQTEGIDFAKKILHASWHPKENTIAIAATNNL